The following coding sequences lie in one Vicinamibacteria bacterium genomic window:
- a CDS encoding type IV pilus twitching motility protein PilT, which translates to MAVSLHQLLKSMTEMQGTDLHVTTNSPPQIRVDGKLRPMDLPPLTAVETKQLAYSVLTDAQKHRFEESLELDFSFGIKGLARFRANVFMQRGAVAACYRTIPYEIRGFKDLGLPPVVAGICDKPRGLVLVTGPTGSGKSTTLASMLDKINAERHEHMITVEDPIEYLHAHKKCLVNQRELHADTHSFSNALRAALREDPDVVLIGEMRDLETIEAALRIAETGHLTFATLHTNSAAQTINRIVDVFPAHQQSQIRAQLSLVLEGIMCQALLPRASGTGRCLALEIMIPNAAIRNLIREDKIHQIYSTMQTGQEKYGMQTFNQSLASLYFAKQISLQTALGMSSMADELQDMINRGAGLATPQSGGRPPVRPGAR; encoded by the coding sequence GTGGCGGTCAGTCTTCATCAGCTGCTCAAGAGCATGACGGAGATGCAAGGGACGGACCTGCACGTGACCACCAACTCACCCCCCCAGATCAGGGTGGACGGCAAGTTGCGGCCCATGGACCTCCCTCCCTTGACGGCGGTGGAGACCAAGCAGCTTGCGTACAGCGTGCTCACCGACGCCCAGAAGCATCGTTTTGAGGAGAGCCTAGAACTCGACTTCAGCTTCGGCATCAAGGGGCTGGCCCGCTTCCGGGCCAACGTCTTCATGCAGCGGGGCGCGGTGGCCGCCTGCTACCGAACGATCCCCTACGAGATCCGCGGCTTCAAGGATTTGGGCCTGCCTCCGGTGGTGGCCGGAATCTGTGACAAGCCGCGCGGTCTCGTGCTCGTGACCGGCCCCACCGGCTCCGGCAAGTCCACCACCCTTGCCTCCATGCTGGACAAGATCAACGCTGAGCGCCACGAGCACATGATCACCGTGGAAGACCCAATCGAGTACCTCCACGCCCACAAGAAGTGCCTGGTGAACCAGCGGGAGCTCCACGCGGACACCCACTCCTTTTCCAACGCGTTGCGGGCGGCGCTCCGGGAGGACCCCGACGTGGTCCTGATCGGTGAGATGCGGGACCTGGAAACCATCGAAGCCGCCCTGCGTATCGCGGAGACCGGCCACCTCACGTTCGCCACCCTGCACACGAACTCCGCGGCCCAGACCATCAACCGCATCGTGGACGTCTTTCCCGCCCATCAACAGTCCCAGATCCGAGCCCAGCTCTCGCTGGTCCTGGAAGGAATCATGTGCCAGGCCCTGCTCCCGAGGGCGAGCGGAACCGGGCGCTGCCTGGCCTTGGAGATCATGATCCCCAACGCCGCCATCCGGAACCTGATCCGGGAAGACAAGATCCACCAGATCTACTCCACCATGCAGACGGGCCAAGAGAAGTACGGGATGCAGACCTTCAACCAGAGTCTGGCCAGCCTCTACTTTGCCAAACAGATCAGCCTCCAGACCGCGCTGGGGATGAGCTCAATGGCGGACGAGCTCCAGGACATGATCAACCGCGGTGCCGGCCTGGCCACGCCCCAAAGCGGGGGCCGTCCACCCGTGCGGCCGGGGGCCCGATGA
- a CDS encoding type II secretion system F family protein yields the protein MPAFVWKGKTREGKVVSGERVADNKEAVLALLRRDQILVSSVKEKGKEMALPKLGGGVAAKDLAIFVRQFSVMIDAGLPLVQCLEILGSQQENKNFAKILQTTRMDVEGGSTLADAMRKHPKAFDELFTNMIAAGEAGGILDTILKRLATYIEKAVKLKSQVKGAMVYPVAVLGIAGLVIAVILWKVIPTFASMFEGLGAQLPLPTRLVISASNWFVRLLPFLVLGIVLAVFFFRRYYATYGGRRTVDRTLLRLPILGLILQKIAVARFCRTLATLISSGVPILDGLEITARTSGNAIIEDAIMAVRKGVESGLTVAQPLKESGVFPPMVVQMIGVGEQTGALDAMLSKIADFYEEEVDQAVANLLTLMEPVMILFLGITVGGIVISMYLPLFDLISKLS from the coding sequence ATGCCTGCCTTCGTATGGAAGGGCAAGACCCGGGAGGGCAAGGTCGTTTCGGGCGAGCGGGTGGCCGACAACAAGGAAGCCGTGTTGGCCCTTCTCCGCCGGGACCAGATCCTGGTCTCCTCGGTCAAAGAGAAGGGCAAGGAGATGGCGCTCCCCAAGCTGGGGGGCGGTGTCGCCGCCAAAGACCTGGCCATCTTTGTCCGTCAGTTCTCGGTCATGATCGACGCCGGGTTGCCCCTGGTGCAGTGCCTGGAGATCCTCGGGAGCCAGCAGGAAAACAAGAACTTCGCCAAGATCCTGCAGACCACGCGCATGGACGTCGAGGGCGGGTCCACCCTGGCCGACGCCATGCGCAAGCATCCCAAGGCCTTCGATGAGCTCTTCACCAACATGATCGCGGCCGGCGAGGCGGGCGGTATCCTGGACACCATCCTCAAGCGCCTGGCCACCTACATCGAGAAGGCGGTCAAGCTCAAGAGCCAGGTCAAGGGGGCAATGGTGTATCCCGTCGCCGTGTTGGGGATTGCCGGCCTTGTGATCGCGGTCATCCTCTGGAAGGTCATCCCCACCTTCGCCTCCATGTTCGAGGGGTTGGGGGCCCAGCTGCCGTTGCCCACCCGGCTGGTCATCTCCGCGTCCAACTGGTTCGTCCGCCTGCTGCCCTTCCTCGTCCTGGGCATCGTGCTTGCCGTGTTCTTCTTCCGTCGCTACTACGCGACCTACGGGGGTCGGCGGACAGTGGACCGTACCCTGCTCCGTCTACCCATCCTGGGGCTGATCCTGCAGAAGATCGCGGTGGCCCGGTTCTGCCGCACCCTGGCCACCCTCATCTCCTCCGGCGTGCCCATCCTGGACGGACTTGAGATAACGGCCCGGACCTCGGGCAACGCCATAATCGAGGACGCGATCATGGCCGTCCGCAAGGGGGTGGAAAGCGGCCTCACCGTGGCCCAGCCCCTCAAGGAGAGCGGGGTCTTCCCGCCCATGGTGGTGCAGATGATCGGGGTGGGCGAGCAGACGGGCGCCCTCGATGCCATGCTCAGCAAGATCGCCGACTTCTACGAGGAAGAGGTGGACCAAGCAGTGGCCAACCTCCTGACCCTCATGGAACCGGTGATGATCCTCTTCCTGGGGATCACCGTGGGGGGCATCGTCATCAGCATGTATTTGCCCCTCTTCGACCTCATCAGCAAGCTGAGCTGA
- a CDS encoding ATP-binding protein — translation MELRLKKLMAFRLVMVTTLLLIASYLEAVSENLLPVNPLYFLIAATYVLTVFHALALRFLTALKPQVYSQVVSDLLIITGLVYTTGGVRAGFILLYPISVLSGSVLLLSRRGGLLLALLATLFYAGTLWAVRLGLVPPQGLSDVPFLSAKALFYSIFVTGVACGTVALIGSYLAESLRHAGERLEEAVEEVADLRGLNEVIVDSIHSGLLTVDGGGHILHVNTFGEHVLGRRRGEIRGRLLREILGSWFFDPPALHARAADRKLARLEFDYERPDGTTFVLGVSVSPLSSGERESGGFLLVFQDLTEIKRLEQEARINEKLAAVGEMAAHLAHEIRNPLGSISGSAQVLLAERGFSPEQERLLSIITRESKRLSDALNQFLFQAKSSSERSGPVDIRPVVAEAVTLLRNGPEVGLQRVVEFVSDEGPLLCLADRDQIAQVFWNLARNGLEAMPEGGVLKVTLRRSEDEVVLSVRDQGRGMGREEQRRLFQPFQSGSRVGTGLGLAIVYRIVREHGGDIVVRSFPSFGTEVEVRLPLVSATVQA, via the coding sequence ATGGAGCTACGGCTCAAGAAGCTCATGGCCTTCCGGCTGGTCATGGTCACCACCCTCCTGCTCATCGCCTCCTACCTGGAAGCGGTGTCGGAGAACCTCCTCCCCGTCAACCCCCTGTACTTCCTGATCGCGGCCACCTACGTCCTCACCGTTTTCCACGCCCTGGCCCTGCGCTTCCTGACCGCCCTCAAGCCCCAGGTCTATAGCCAGGTGGTGTCGGACCTCCTGATCATCACCGGGCTCGTCTACACCACGGGGGGAGTGCGGGCGGGTTTCATACTCCTCTACCCCATCTCCGTGCTCTCCGGCAGCGTCCTTCTCCTCTCCCGACGCGGGGGCCTTCTCCTAGCCCTTCTCGCGACCCTCTTCTACGCCGGCACCTTGTGGGCGGTCCGGCTCGGGTTGGTCCCCCCGCAGGGTCTTTCCGACGTCCCCTTCCTTTCCGCTAAGGCGCTCTTCTATTCCATCTTCGTCACGGGGGTGGCCTGCGGGACGGTGGCCCTCATCGGCTCCTATTTGGCGGAGAGCCTCCGCCATGCGGGAGAGAGGCTCGAGGAGGCGGTGGAGGAGGTGGCCGACCTCCGCGGGCTGAACGAGGTCATCGTAGACAGCATCCACAGCGGCCTCCTCACCGTGGACGGAGGGGGGCACATTCTGCACGTCAACACTTTCGGGGAGCACGTGTTGGGGCGGCGGCGGGGGGAGATCCGCGGCCGCCTTCTCCGCGAGATCCTCGGTTCCTGGTTCTTCGATCCCCCCGCCCTCCACGCCCGCGCCGCCGACCGAAAGCTGGCGCGGCTGGAGTTCGACTACGAGCGTCCGGACGGCACGACGTTTGTCCTCGGGGTATCGGTCTCGCCCCTGTCCTCCGGGGAGCGGGAGAGCGGGGGCTTTCTACTCGTCTTCCAGGATCTCACCGAGATCAAGCGGCTCGAGCAGGAGGCCCGGATCAATGAAAAACTGGCTGCGGTCGGGGAAATGGCCGCCCACTTGGCCCATGAGATCCGCAACCCGCTGGGCTCGATCAGCGGCTCGGCCCAGGTTCTGCTGGCGGAGCGGGGGTTTTCTCCCGAGCAGGAGAGGCTGCTATCCATCATCACCCGTGAGTCCAAGCGCCTCTCGGACGCCCTGAACCAATTTCTCTTCCAGGCCAAGAGCTCCTCGGAGCGCTCGGGCCCGGTGGACATCCGTCCGGTTGTCGCGGAGGCCGTGACCCTGCTCCGCAACGGTCCGGAGGTCGGTCTCCAGAGGGTGGTGGAGTTCGTCTCGGATGAAGGCCCCCTCCTCTGCTTGGCGGACCGCGACCAGATCGCTCAGGTCTTCTGGAACCTCGCACGAAACGGACTCGAAGCGATGCCCGAAGGGGGCGTTCTGAAGGTGACCCTGCGACGCTCGGAGGACGAGGTCGTCCTCTCCGTACGAGATCAGGGCCGAGGAATGGGCCGGGAGGAGCAGCGACGTTTGTTCCAGCCCTTCCAGTCCGGAAGCCGGGTGGGCACGGGCCTCGGTCTCGCCATCGTCTATCGGATCGTCCGCGAGCACGGGGGGGACATCGTGGTGCGCAGCTTTCCCTCCTTCGGGACGGAGGTCGAAGTTCGCCTGCCCCTGGTGTCGGCCACGGTACAGGCTTGA
- a CDS encoding YfhO family protein — MRGARLRPATGDLLAVAGLLLVVVAVFSQAVFTSAVFYQRDIYTYWYPHIEVFVRAVSEGAWPLWNAYVGFGGPLLADASVQVAYPLTWLNLIMFPAAYYKLFVLLHVWAAGVGLYFLGRRWGWTEASSFLAATVWALSGPLLSAVSLFHHFAGAAWITWVLLALEGLLAKPSGRAAILLGAAGAGQILAGSGDMCLMTGMAVGLRLLVVAIHDPRAAVARLPRGIRLAALSAALALSLSAIQWWPTLEVVRSGSRPKQPPSTSMYWSVHPATIVDMLVPRLVSDLPLTPELRAALFESREPLLACLYLGLSSAFLVGVGLLLGGPLRILGGLGFAWFLAAALGHYTPLYPLLLRVPGIGLLRYPAKYAIPTALFWALLVGVGAEAWRRAWTPVEKRRGLGLGSLFWLLGLALLLAALWIEREPAQLDRLWPWSSAIATPLLGEAVASKLLGAGTLAFLVSLLAWARTRRSLPPQWLTAGLTLLVAGDLGWVGRSVNSLGPPELLSFRPPLVDRLRVAPDYRIYVATFPEECARLVRGPQGWDPNWSWARGTEEMLYPPIGARWGLFGSYDGDFSGLAPAAFWPVTALMRSTELTSAGLRLLQIGNVGHVVSVGERDLAGLTPLLGEPSAFACPLRLFRVPEPLPRAYVVGGVRSLSDAEALTLLLDPAFDPAREVLLPPGNATSGATPGSQGSAQFVWRRADALELEVEASAPAMLVLVEAFGPGWRATVDGQPVEVLKANLLFRAVRVPAGRHRVGFRYRPPSVLRGAALSVAGLLAGVTVWRAQGRGRGPRVEAGPLLGIGSEPPA; from the coding sequence TTGAGGGGAGCGCGGCTTCGCCCGGCGACGGGGGACCTCCTCGCCGTGGCGGGCCTGCTCCTGGTCGTGGTCGCGGTCTTCTCCCAGGCGGTCTTCACCTCCGCTGTCTTCTATCAGCGCGACATCTATACCTACTGGTATCCGCACATCGAGGTCTTCGTGCGCGCGGTGTCGGAGGGCGCCTGGCCGCTCTGGAACGCCTACGTCGGGTTCGGCGGTCCTCTTCTGGCCGACGCGAGTGTCCAGGTCGCTTACCCCCTGACCTGGCTGAACCTCATCATGTTCCCGGCCGCCTACTACAAGCTCTTCGTGCTCCTTCACGTCTGGGCCGCGGGGGTGGGGCTGTACTTCCTGGGCCGCCGCTGGGGTTGGACGGAGGCCTCCTCATTTCTGGCCGCGACGGTGTGGGCGCTATCGGGGCCTCTCCTGTCCGCGGTCAGCCTCTTCCACCATTTTGCGGGGGCAGCCTGGATCACCTGGGTGTTGCTGGCCCTGGAAGGGCTGCTCGCCAAGCCCTCGGGGCGGGCCGCGATCCTCCTGGGGGCGGCGGGAGCGGGCCAGATCCTAGCCGGCTCCGGTGACATGTGCCTGATGACGGGGATGGCGGTCGGCCTGCGGCTCTTGGTCGTCGCGATCCACGACCCGCGAGCGGCCGTAGCACGGCTCCCGCGGGGAATTCGTCTGGCCGCCCTCTCCGCCGCCCTCGCCCTGAGCCTCAGCGCGATCCAGTGGTGGCCCACGCTGGAGGTCGTCCGCTCCGGTTCGCGTCCGAAACAGCCCCCCAGCACGAGCATGTACTGGTCTGTGCACCCGGCCACGATCGTGGACATGCTCGTGCCCCGCCTCGTCAGCGATCTACCCCTCACGCCGGAGCTGCGCGCCGCCCTCTTCGAGTCCCGGGAGCCGTTGCTGGCCTGTCTGTATCTGGGCCTGTCCTCGGCTTTCCTGGTGGGGGTCGGGCTTCTCTTGGGGGGACCCCTGCGGATTCTCGGCGGACTGGGCTTCGCTTGGTTTCTGGCTGCGGCCCTCGGTCACTACACACCCTTATATCCGCTCCTTCTTCGGGTGCCCGGCATCGGCCTCCTACGCTATCCGGCGAAATACGCGATTCCCACCGCGCTCTTCTGGGCGCTCTTGGTGGGCGTGGGGGCGGAAGCCTGGCGCCGTGCATGGACACCGGTGGAGAAGCGTCGCGGCCTCGGATTGGGCAGTCTGTTCTGGCTATTGGGGCTGGCACTTCTCCTGGCCGCGCTCTGGATCGAGCGCGAACCGGCGCAACTCGATCGGCTCTGGCCATGGAGCTCGGCCATCGCGACGCCGCTTCTCGGGGAGGCCGTGGCTTCAAAGCTTTTGGGAGCGGGAACCCTTGCCTTTCTGGTCAGCCTCCTGGCGTGGGCCCGGACCCGCCGATCCCTCCCCCCGCAATGGCTGACCGCCGGCTTAACGCTCCTGGTTGCGGGTGACCTGGGGTGGGTGGGTCGGAGCGTCAACTCCCTGGGCCCCCCCGAGCTACTCTCCTTCCGACCGCCCCTCGTGGATCGCCTGCGCGTCGCCCCCGACTACCGGATCTACGTGGCGACCTTTCCCGAAGAGTGCGCGCGGCTGGTCCGTGGCCCCCAGGGGTGGGACCCGAACTGGAGCTGGGCTCGAGGCACCGAGGAGATGCTTTATCCGCCGATCGGGGCGCGCTGGGGGCTCTTCGGCAGCTACGACGGCGACTTCTCGGGCTTGGCGCCGGCGGCGTTTTGGCCCGTGACCGCGCTCATGCGCAGCACCGAACTGACGTCGGCGGGACTCCGCCTTCTCCAGATCGGCAACGTGGGGCACGTGGTTTCGGTGGGGGAACGCGACCTGGCCGGCCTCACGCCCTTGCTCGGGGAGCCCTCGGCCTTTGCGTGTCCCCTGCGGCTCTTTCGCGTACCCGAGCCGCTGCCCCGCGCTTATGTGGTGGGGGGCGTGCGATCGCTATCCGACGCGGAGGCGCTGACCCTGCTTCTCGATCCCGCTTTTGACCCCGCCCGAGAGGTCTTGTTGCCTCCGGGGAACGCGACCTCCGGTGCCACCCCGGGTTCGCAAGGGAGCGCACAGTTCGTCTGGCGCCGGGCGGACGCGCTCGAGCTGGAAGTGGAGGCGAGCGCCCCCGCCATGCTCGTCCTAGTCGAAGCGTTCGGCCCGGGCTGGCGGGCCACCGTCGATGGGCAGCCGGTGGAGGTCCTGAAGGCAAACCTCCTCTTCCGGGCGGTTCGGGTCCCCGCCGGCCGGCACCGCGTGGGCTTCCGCTACCGGCCGCCTTCCGTGCTCCGCGGAGCGGCGCTTTCCGTCGCGGGGCTGCTGGCCGGGGTGACGGTGTGGCGGGCGCAGGGTCGCGGACGCGGCCCCAGGGTTGAGGCGGGCCCCCTCCTGGGGATAGGATCAGAGCCCCCAGCATGA
- a CDS encoding sigma-54 dependent transcriptional regulator — MKRILVVDDEQSMRELLAIMLRREGFEVVLAESRTTAASVLAQDPVDMVITDIRLPDGDGIEILRHVKAATPDTVVIVMTAFGSTEAAVGAMKLGAHDYLTKPFDVEELKIVVRNALDKQRLQEENIRLRAELRSRHGLERIIGTSPALAAVLEMAKAVAGTNSTVLITGESGTGKELVAKAIHALSPRRDAPFVSINCGALPEALLESELFGHVKGAFTDAHQTRKGLFEAAHRGTLFLDEVGETPPSMQVKLLRALQERQIRKVGGTDEVEVDVRVMAATNHSLEDLVRERRFREDLFYRLNVIPLRIPSLRERREDIPLLANHFLKRFSRDMGKPVTSIADEAMALLARYDWPGNIRELENVIERVVALETTAQVQHARLLDLLQPRSPNLPAQSLGDGFSLDDHLRSIEADLLRCALSQAGEDRALAAKLLGITRRSLRYLVSKHGPGTAPVTKIDASGKKMSES, encoded by the coding sequence GTGAAGCGCATACTGGTCGTGGATGACGAGCAGTCGATGCGGGAGCTGCTCGCGATCATGTTGCGCCGGGAGGGCTTCGAGGTCGTGCTCGCGGAGAGCCGAACCACGGCCGCCTCCGTCCTCGCCCAGGATCCGGTCGACATGGTGATCACGGACATCCGGCTTCCCGACGGCGACGGAATCGAGATCCTGCGGCACGTCAAAGCGGCGACCCCGGACACGGTTGTGATCGTCATGACCGCCTTCGGCTCGACGGAGGCGGCGGTGGGCGCCATGAAGCTCGGTGCTCACGACTATCTCACCAAGCCCTTCGACGTCGAGGAGCTGAAGATCGTCGTTCGCAACGCCCTCGACAAACAACGGCTTCAGGAGGAGAACATCCGGCTCCGGGCCGAGCTTCGGAGCCGCCATGGCCTGGAGCGCATCATCGGCACCTCCCCCGCCCTCGCGGCCGTGCTGGAAATGGCGAAGGCGGTTGCAGGGACCAACTCCACCGTCCTCATCACCGGCGAGAGCGGTACCGGCAAGGAGCTGGTAGCCAAGGCCATTCATGCCCTTTCCCCGCGGCGCGACGCGCCTTTCGTCTCCATCAACTGCGGCGCCCTGCCGGAGGCCCTCCTGGAGAGCGAGCTCTTCGGTCACGTGAAAGGAGCCTTCACCGACGCCCACCAGACTCGCAAGGGCCTCTTCGAGGCGGCCCACCGCGGCACTCTGTTCCTAGACGAGGTGGGGGAGACCCCCCCCTCGATGCAGGTGAAGCTCCTGCGGGCCTTGCAGGAACGACAGATCCGGAAGGTGGGCGGCACGGACGAGGTCGAGGTAGACGTGCGCGTCATGGCCGCCACCAACCACTCGCTCGAGGACCTGGTGCGGGAGCGTCGTTTTCGAGAGGACCTCTTCTATCGCCTGAACGTCATCCCCCTGCGGATCCCCTCCCTGCGGGAACGCCGCGAAGACATTCCCCTCCTGGCCAACCACTTCCTGAAGCGCTTCAGTCGGGACATGGGTAAGCCCGTGACGTCGATCGCGGACGAAGCCATGGCCCTCCTCGCCCGTTACGACTGGCCCGGCAACATTCGCGAGCTCGAGAACGTCATCGAGCGGGTCGTGGCCCTGGAAACCACGGCTCAGGTCCAGCACGCACGTCTTCTCGACCTGCTTCAACCGCGCTCTCCGAACCTCCCCGCCCAGTCGCTGGGGGATGGCTTCAGCCTCGACGACCACCTGCGGTCGATCGAGGCGGACTTGCTGCGGTGCGCCCTGAGCCAGGCGGGGGAAGACCGGGCGCTCGCCGCCAAGCTGCTCGGAATCACGCGTCGCTCGCTGCGCTATCTGGTAAGCAAGCATGGCCCGGGAACGGCCCCGGTGACAAAAATTGACGCTTCGGGCAAGAAAATGTCGGAAAGTTGA
- a CDS encoding prepilin-type N-terminal cleavage/methylation domain-containing protein: MTKRESGFTLIELLIVVAIIGIIAAIAIPSLLRARVSANESATIGDTRTVISAQAAYQSSNAGFYDGKLTCLVKPSGGCIPSYPTNAPTFIDSQIAAVTPKSGYTRSYNPSAVPAPLPPTASPTSAAAYVYGSTPVSVGQTGVRGFMGDSSGLLCYTPSGGMPGQVAGPGIDITTCTPLQ; encoded by the coding sequence ATGACTAAGAGGGAATCAGGGTTTACCCTGATCGAGCTGTTGATCGTTGTCGCGATTATCGGAATTATCGCGGCGATCGCCATCCCCAGCTTGCTCAGGGCTCGCGTATCCGCTAACGAGTCGGCGACGATCGGCGACACACGGACGGTCATCTCCGCTCAGGCGGCTTATCAGTCGTCCAACGCGGGGTTCTACGATGGTAAGTTGACGTGTCTGGTGAAGCCCAGCGGCGGTTGCATCCCCAGCTATCCGACCAACGCACCGACGTTCATCGACAGTCAGATCGCCGCCGTGACCCCCAAGTCGGGTTACACCCGAAGCTACAACCCGAGCGCAGTGCCGGCTCCATTGCCGCCGACGGCCTCGCCGACAAGCGCGGCCGCTTACGTCTACGGCTCTACGCCTGTGAGCGTCGGGCAGACGGGCGTTCGAGGTTTCATGGGTGATTCCAGCGGGTTGCTGTGCTACACACCGTCGGGCGGGATGCCTGGACAGGTGGCCGGCCCCGGGATAGACATCACCACCTGCACGCCCCTCCAGTAA
- a CDS encoding prepilin-type N-terminal cleavage/methylation domain-containing protein, with protein sequence MSWLAADDDALHNFKLRTVTAETGFTLIELLIVVAIIGIIAAIAIPSLLRARVSANEAATIGDIRTVISSQSAYQSSNGGFYEGKLTCLVQPSGGCIPSYPTNAPTFLDSQIAAFTFKTGYTRSFVAGPVPAPLPPTSSPSSSTGFTYFGTPLVVGQSGVRGFGGDSSGLVCYTPSGAAPAVLANGTLNVASCIPLQ encoded by the coding sequence ATGTCCTGGCTAGCCGCGGACGACGACGCCCTCCACAATTTCAAGCTGCGCACCGTCACCGCGGAGACGGGTTTCACCCTCATCGAGCTCTTGATCGTGGTTGCGATCATCGGGATCATCGCGGCAATCGCCATCCCCAGCTTGCTCCGGGCGCGCGTGTCCGCAAACGAGGCGGCGACGATCGGCGACATCCGGACCGTCATCTCTTCTCAATCGGCTTATCAATCCTCGAATGGCGGCTTCTACGAGGGCAAGTTGACCTGCCTCGTGCAGCCCAGTGGCGGGTGTATCCCCAGCTATCCGACCAACGCGCCGACGTTCCTGGACAGCCAGATCGCCGCTTTCACGTTCAAGACCGGTTACACCCGTAGTTTTGTCGCCGGGCCGGTTCCTGCTCCGCTGCCCCCCACCTCCTCACCCTCCAGCTCCACCGGCTTCACCTACTTCGGTACTCCGCTCGTCGTCGGTCAGAGTGGGGTACGGGGCTTTGGGGGCGATTCCAGCGGACTGGTGTGCTATACCCCTTCGGGAGCAGCGCCGGCGGTGCTGGCCAACGGCACGCTTAACGTCGCGAGCTGCATCCCCCTTCAGTAG
- a CDS encoding prepilin-type N-terminal cleavage/methylation domain-containing protein gives MKKETGFTLIELLIVVAIIGIIAAIAIPSLLRARVSANESATIGDTRTVISAQAAYQSSNAGFYDGKLTCLVKPSGGCIPSYPTNAPTFIDSQIASATPKSGYSRSYNPSAVPAPLPPTASPTSAAAYTYGATPVNVGQTGVRGFMGDSSGLLCYTPSGGMPGQLAGPGIDITTCTPLQ, from the coding sequence GTGAAGAAGGAAACAGGATTCACTCTGATCGAGCTGTTGATCGTTGTCGCGATCATCGGGATTATCGCGGCGATCGCCATCCCCAGCTTGCTCAGGGCTCGCGTATCCGCCAACGAGTCGGCGACGATCGGCGACACACGAACGGTCATCTCCGCTCAGGCGGCCTACCAGTCGTCCAACGCGGGGTTCTACGATGGGAAGTTGACGTGCTTGGTGAAGCCCAGCGGTGGTTGCATCCCTAGCTATCCGACCAACGCGCCAACGTTCATCGACAGCCAGATCGCCTCCGCAACCCCCAAATCGGGTTACTCACGAAGCTATAACCCAAGCGCGGTGCCGGCTCCTCTGCCCCCGACGGCCTCGCCGACCAGCGCTGCTGCCTACACGTACGGCGCTACCCCGGTGAACGTCGGGCAGACGGGCGTCCGGGGCTTCATGGGCGATTCGAGCGGCCTGCTGTGCTACACACCGTCGGGCGGGATGCCTGGCCAGTTGGCCGGCCCCGGGATAGACATCACCACCTGCACGCCCCTCCAGTAA
- a CDS encoding prepilin-type N-terminal cleavage/methylation domain-containing protein yields MLVASLKRSAMRKKREAGFTLIELLIVVAIIGIIAAIAIPSLLRARVSANESATIGDTRTLISAQAAYQSSNAGFYDGKLTCLVKPSGGCIPSYPSNAPTFIDSQIAAVTPKSGYTRSYNPSAVPAPLPPTASPTSAAAYVYGATPVSVGQTGVRGFMGDSSGLLCYTPSGAMPGQVAGPGINITTCTPLQ; encoded by the coding sequence GTGCTGGTCGCCAGCCTGAAAAGGAGCGCAATGAGGAAGAAGAGGGAAGCAGGGTTCACCTTGATCGAGCTGTTGATCGTCGTCGCGATTATCGGAATTATTGCGGCGATCGCCATCCCCAGCTTGCTCAGGGCTCGCGTATCCGCCAACGAGTCGGCGACGATCGGCGACACACGGACGCTCATCTCCGCTCAGGCGGCTTACCAGTCGTCCAACGCGGGCTTCTACGATGGTAAGTTGACGTGTCTGGTGAAGCCCAGCGGCGGTTGCATCCCCAGCTATCCGAGCAACGCGCCGACGTTCATCGACAGTCAGATCGCGGCCGTGACCCCCAAGTCGGGTTACACCCGAAGCTATAACCCGAGCGCAGTGCCGGCTCCATTGCCCCCGACGGCCTCGCCGACAAGCGCTGCCGCTTACGTCTACGGCGCTACGCCTGTGAGCGTCGGGCAGACGGGCGTTCGAGGTTTCATGGGTGATTCCAGCGGGTTGCTGTGCTACACCCCGTCGGGCGCGATGCCCGGACAGGTGGCCGGCCCCGGGATCAACATCACCACCTGCACGCCCCTCCAGTAA